A genomic stretch from Candidatus Melainabacteria bacterium includes:
- the hutH gene encoding histidine ammonia-lyase → MATRSATSGGKTKNAILLDGHKLTLEDLEAIAKNRITVKLSDQAIKQLNKSRAVVEEMLESRQVVYGITTGFGKFKDVYIDPEDSMQMQKNFLVSHATGVGRLLEREIVRASVALRANALAKGFSGIRVEVVELLVELLNTGVHPCIPEKGSVGASGDLAPLAHLALVLIGEGEAEVNGVVLPGSEALASRNLEPVTLLAKEGLALTNGTQIMAAIGSLVVLEAERLAKMADIIGAMSLEAQLGSRKAFSELIHNTRPHPGQLASAANLRKLLQDSALMDSHANCPMVQDAYSLRCMPQVHGASRTAFAHARHVLEIEINSATDNPLVFDDCVLSGGNFHGQPLALVMDYVAVALAELANISERRTERLVNPALSNGLPAFLTRRGGLNSGFMVAQYTAAALVSENKSLAHPASVDSIPTSANQEDHVSMGTIGARKAREIMKNLRHVLAIELLCACQGLDLRTSAYVTTDDNDMPTFCHDTAGMHPGTGVRVAYDFVRKHISHLAQDRDLSVDIKFAEQLIASGSLLEAVEDEIGPLN, encoded by the coding sequence ATGGCAACACGCTCTGCTACTAGTGGTGGAAAGACCAAAAACGCGATTCTTCTGGATGGGCACAAACTGACTCTAGAAGACCTGGAGGCAATCGCTAAAAACCGCATCACGGTAAAGCTTTCCGACCAGGCCATCAAACAACTCAACAAAAGTCGCGCCGTTGTCGAAGAAATGCTCGAGAGCAGACAGGTGGTCTACGGCATTACCACTGGATTCGGCAAATTTAAAGATGTCTACATCGACCCCGAAGACAGCATGCAGATGCAGAAGAATTTCCTCGTCAGTCACGCTACAGGCGTCGGGCGGCTGCTCGAACGTGAAATAGTCAGGGCTTCCGTTGCTTTGAGGGCAAATGCCCTTGCTAAAGGCTTCTCCGGCATTCGCGTCGAAGTTGTTGAACTGCTGGTGGAGCTGCTCAACACCGGCGTACACCCTTGCATTCCGGAGAAAGGCTCGGTCGGAGCAAGCGGCGATCTCGCACCGCTGGCTCATCTTGCTCTGGTTCTAATTGGTGAGGGCGAAGCTGAGGTGAATGGTGTTGTTTTGCCCGGCTCTGAGGCTCTGGCCAGTCGAAACCTTGAGCCCGTAACGCTTCTGGCCAAAGAAGGCCTGGCTCTCACCAACGGCACTCAGATTATGGCGGCCATTGGCAGTCTGGTAGTTCTCGAGGCCGAACGACTGGCAAAAATGGCTGACATCATCGGCGCTATGTCACTGGAAGCGCAGCTGGGATCGAGAAAAGCCTTTTCAGAGTTAATTCACAACACTCGCCCCCATCCAGGACAACTGGCTTCGGCAGCCAATCTTCGTAAGCTTCTTCAAGATTCGGCTTTGATGGACAGTCATGCCAATTGCCCGATGGTGCAGGATGCGTACTCTCTGCGCTGCATGCCGCAAGTGCATGGAGCATCGCGCACAGCATTCGCGCACGCCCGCCACGTGCTGGAAATAGAGATTAATTCAGCCACCGATAACCCGCTCGTTTTCGATGATTGTGTCCTATCCGGAGGAAATTTCCACGGGCAGCCTCTGGCGCTCGTGATGGATTACGTGGCAGTGGCATTGGCAGAACTGGCAAATATCTCTGAGCGCCGAACAGAGCGCCTGGTTAATCCGGCGCTGTCGAACGGGCTGCCGGCTTTCCTGACTCGCAGAGGCGGGCTCAATTCAGGTTTCATGGTCGCCCAATACACAGCAGCGGCTCTGGTTTCCGAAAACAAATCTCTAGCGCATCCGGCCAGCGTAGATTCGATTCCGACATCAGCCAATCAGGAAGATCACGTCTCTATGGGCACAATCGGAGCGCGCAAAGCGCGTGAGATCATGAAAAATCTCCGTCACGTACTGGCCATCGAATTGCTTTGCGCCTGTCAGGGACTTGATTTGAGAACCAGTGCGTACGTAACGACAGACGACAACGACATGCCTACTTTTTGCCATGATACTGCCGGCATGCATCCCGGCACAGGTGTGAGAGTGGCTTACGATTTTGTTCGAAAACATATTTCTCACCTTGCTCAAGATCGCGATCTGAGCGTCGATATCAAATTTGCCGAACAACTGATTGCATCCGGAAGTCTTCTGGAAGCGGTTGAAGACGAGATAGGTCCTCTCAACTGA